A single window of Pseudarthrobacter psychrotolerans DNA harbors:
- the glgX gene encoding glycogen debranching protein GlgX, giving the protein MVMPLFDTASTKDASSAYPLGVSVPRPGSGADYGAQSSANVAVYAPAVENLEIAYKAAGGDWHLQTLPNVTHGVHHGIVEDFPYGSLYGFRATSKAETLPLAVPVVDLDDDGGQPLLLDPYGRAVDQREGFLTSVRMAGDFDWGDDEQPRTQWRNTIIYEAHVRGQSMLHPDVPEVLRGTYAGMAHPAIIEHFKSLGITSVQLLPVHFHLDELHLQNLGLTNYWGYNTAAFFAPHAAYATQAAQDAGPHAVQNEFKGMVKLLHAAGLEVILDVVYNHTAEGGPDGQAISFRGLGEDTYYRTDGHGKYIDTTGCGNSLNFGQPRVVQLVLDSLRYWVDEFHIDGFRFDLAVTLCRNADNEFDPRHPFLVAVAADPVLSDVKLIAEPWDVGYGGWQTGRFPGGWVDWNDHFRDGVRSFWLADRAAIEAGGHGGSVARLADALSGSAGLFEASGRSRLASVNLITAHDGFTLNDLVSYDRKHNEANGEQNRDGHGDNRSYNHGVEGPSEDETIVAQRAQSRRNLMASLMISLGVPMITAGDELARTQQGNNNAYCQDNPLAWIDWTRTPESAEMLRSTKRYVRLRKEFLASQPHDFPARDEQSYIYWFDHSGQPMSMDQWNDPRHRVMQLLLGSDDGTVAGLVVVNGSASDVKITLPELKNDDGTPQRMFELRLTTSPLHELRQGSRVASGETDLIEANSINIYRT; this is encoded by the coding sequence ATGGTCATGCCGCTTTTCGACACCGCCTCCACCAAGGATGCCTCTTCGGCATATCCGCTCGGTGTCAGCGTCCCGCGCCCGGGTTCGGGAGCGGATTACGGCGCGCAGTCCAGCGCGAACGTGGCCGTGTACGCTCCGGCCGTGGAGAACCTTGAGATTGCCTACAAGGCCGCCGGCGGTGATTGGCATCTGCAGACCTTGCCCAACGTTACCCATGGGGTGCACCACGGAATTGTTGAAGATTTCCCGTACGGATCGCTGTACGGGTTCCGCGCCACGTCCAAGGCTGAGACGTTGCCGCTGGCGGTTCCCGTTGTGGACCTGGACGACGACGGCGGGCAGCCTCTTCTGCTCGATCCTTACGGCCGGGCGGTGGACCAGCGGGAAGGGTTCCTGACGAGCGTCCGGATGGCCGGCGATTTTGACTGGGGCGACGACGAACAGCCCCGGACGCAGTGGCGGAACACCATCATCTACGAGGCCCACGTCCGCGGCCAGAGCATGCTCCACCCCGATGTGCCCGAGGTACTGCGCGGAACCTACGCCGGCATGGCCCATCCGGCCATCATCGAGCACTTCAAGAGCCTGGGCATCACTTCTGTCCAGCTGCTCCCGGTGCACTTCCACCTTGATGAGCTGCACCTGCAGAATCTCGGCCTGACCAACTACTGGGGCTACAACACCGCCGCGTTTTTCGCGCCGCATGCGGCCTATGCAACGCAGGCTGCCCAGGATGCAGGACCACACGCCGTCCAGAATGAGTTCAAGGGAATGGTCAAGCTGCTCCACGCGGCAGGACTTGAAGTAATTCTCGACGTTGTCTACAACCACACTGCCGAGGGCGGTCCGGACGGCCAGGCCATCAGCTTCCGCGGACTCGGCGAGGACACCTACTACCGCACGGATGGCCACGGGAAATACATCGACACCACGGGCTGCGGCAACAGCCTGAATTTCGGCCAGCCCCGGGTGGTCCAGCTGGTACTGGATTCCCTCCGCTACTGGGTGGACGAATTCCACATCGACGGCTTCCGCTTCGACCTGGCAGTGACGCTCTGCCGGAACGCTGACAACGAGTTTGATCCCCGCCACCCGTTCCTGGTGGCCGTGGCCGCCGATCCTGTGTTGTCTGATGTGAAACTGATCGCCGAGCCCTGGGACGTCGGCTACGGCGGCTGGCAGACGGGACGGTTCCCGGGCGGCTGGGTTGACTGGAACGACCACTTCCGGGACGGCGTCCGCTCCTTCTGGCTTGCCGACCGTGCGGCCATCGAGGCCGGCGGGCACGGCGGGTCCGTGGCGCGGCTGGCTGATGCCTTGTCCGGATCGGCCGGGCTTTTTGAAGCGTCGGGTCGTTCCAGGCTGGCGTCGGTCAACCTCATCACGGCACACGACGGCTTCACGCTTAACGACCTCGTGTCCTACGACCGTAAGCACAACGAGGCCAACGGCGAGCAGAACCGGGACGGGCACGGGGACAACCGCAGCTACAACCACGGCGTCGAGGGCCCGAGCGAGGACGAGACCATCGTGGCGCAGCGGGCGCAGTCCCGGCGGAACCTGATGGCCTCCCTGATGATTTCCCTGGGTGTGCCCATGATCACCGCGGGTGACGAACTCGCGCGCACGCAGCAGGGCAACAACAACGCCTACTGCCAGGACAACCCCCTGGCCTGGATCGATTGGACGCGCACCCCGGAATCCGCGGAGATGCTCCGCAGCACCAAGCGCTACGTCCGGCTGCGCAAGGAGTTCCTTGCAAGCCAACCCCATGATTTTCCGGCGCGGGATGAACAGTCGTATATCTACTGGTTTGATCACTCCGGGCAGCCCATGTCCATGGATCAGTGGAATGATCCCCGGCACCGCGTCATGCAGCTCCTGCTTGGCTCGGACGACGGTACGGTGGCAGGCCTCGTGGTGGTCAACGGCAGCGCCTCCGATGTGAAGATCACCCTTCCGGAACTCAAAAACGACGACGGAACGCCCCAAAGGATGTTCGAGCTCCGGCTGACAACTTCACCGCTTCACGAGCTTCGCCAGGGCAGCCGCGTGGCGTCCGGCGAGACGGATCTCATCGAGGCGAACTCGATCAACATCTACCGCACGTAA
- a CDS encoding ribonuclease domain-containing protein: protein MRNRTIALLLTGLLAMAVFAFGGPGLLETVTGSTTPAASSSASPVPGAPVPGPADVPAPAAVPANPSGLPAIKESQLPAEARDTLAGIRAGGPYRYSQDNTTFGNFERILPRQDSGYYREYTVPTPGESDRGARRIVTGSEGEKYYTQDHYDSFKFITEGS from the coding sequence TTGCGCAACCGCACCATTGCCCTGCTGCTGACCGGGCTGCTGGCCATGGCGGTGTTCGCTTTCGGCGGCCCCGGGCTCCTTGAGACTGTAACGGGAAGTACGACGCCGGCAGCAAGTTCCAGCGCATCCCCGGTCCCAGGGGCTCCCGTTCCGGGTCCGGCGGACGTTCCAGCCCCGGCGGCAGTACCCGCCAACCCGTCCGGTCTGCCCGCAATCAAGGAATCCCAGCTGCCGGCCGAAGCCCGGGACACCCTCGCCGGAATCCGTGCCGGCGGCCCCTACCGCTACAGCCAGGACAACACGACGTTCGGCAACTTTGAGCGCATTCTCCCGCGGCAGGACTCAGGCTACTACCGCGAGTACACCGTGCCCACCCCGGGTGAATCGGACAGGGGAGCCCGGCGCATCGTCACCGGCTCCGAGGGCGAGAAGTACTACACGCAGGACCACTACGACTCGTTTAAATTCATCACAGAAGGCAGCTGA
- a CDS encoding barstar family protein — MKIYSADTWTIEELQEQISDAGRRSLLVPAADSKRAVLETFGEVLAFPEHYGVNMDALNDSLHDFADSIAEDGGAPVTVLWQVAAAFRGDRSFGIICEVLQDAESYAGRDLAVTAVLL, encoded by the coding sequence ATGAAAATCTACTCCGCCGATACCTGGACCATCGAGGAACTGCAGGAACAGATATCCGACGCCGGCCGCCGCAGTCTCCTGGTCCCTGCTGCCGACAGCAAGAGGGCGGTCTTGGAAACCTTCGGCGAAGTGCTCGCTTTCCCCGAGCACTACGGCGTGAACATGGATGCCCTAAACGATTCGCTGCACGATTTCGCGGACAGCATCGCCGAAGACGGGGGTGCCCCGGTGACCGTCCTCTGGCAGGTGGCCGCAGCGTTCCGTGGCGACCGGTCCTTCGGGATCATCTGCGAGGTCCTCCAGGACGCCGAGAGCTACGCCGGCCGTGACCTGGCGGTCACGGCCGTGCTCCTCTAG